From the genome of Sphingobacterium kitahiroshimense, one region includes:
- a CDS encoding TetR family transcriptional regulator C-terminal domain-containing protein, whose product MEKENQITADKIFELYGEYILNHGERPKNIYRFAKDNDFEEKDFYDYFTSFEQIEKSMLVNLFEKSVALASEVNISDKITSKEKLLNVYFIFFENMTMNRSLVLMILGNDKLHAAKISDQLKETHRNFIKTLDFNDWSIIKEAKDDVKNFHDKAREEAFWLHLVSAIEFWKKDTSPSFEKTDIFIEKTIDTGFELMDNEPLRKVVDLGKFLFKEKFRKS is encoded by the coding sequence ATGGAAAAGGAAAATCAAATTACAGCAGATAAAATATTTGAATTGTATGGAGAGTACATTTTGAATCACGGAGAGCGACCAAAAAATATTTATCGTTTTGCAAAGGACAATGATTTTGAAGAAAAAGACTTCTACGATTATTTTACAAGTTTCGAACAGATTGAAAAATCAATGTTGGTCAATCTTTTTGAAAAGTCCGTAGCATTGGCGTCAGAAGTTAATATTTCTGATAAGATCACTTCGAAAGAAAAGCTTTTGAACGTATATTTTATCTTTTTTGAAAACATGACGATGAATCGTTCGTTGGTTTTGATGATTCTGGGGAATGATAAATTACATGCTGCAAAAATTTCAGATCAACTCAAAGAAACGCATCGAAATTTCATCAAAACACTCGATTTTAACGATTGGAGTATAATTAAAGAAGCAAAAGATGATGTGAAAAATTTTCATGACAAGGCTAGAGAAGAAGCATTTTGGCTTCATTTGGTTTCTGCCATCGAGTTTTGGAAAAAAGATACCTCGCCATCATTTGAAAAAACAGATATTTTCATTGAAAAAACAATTGATACAGGTTTTGAATTGATGGATAATGAACCATTGCGAAAAGTAGTTGACCTTGGGAAGTTTTTATTTAAAGAGAAATTTAGAAAAAGTTAA